The Clostridia bacterium genome includes the window GGATTTCGCAGTGGAACACCGTGATCGCATGACAGCCGCGAGAAACGCCTGCAAGAGCAAAAACGAAAAGGAGGGCCGTCGAAGCAACTCCGACGGCCCTCCAAATCTGGTAGCGGCGACTGGATTCGAACCAGTGACGCTGCGGGTATGAACCGCATGCTCTGACCACCTGAGCTACGCCGCCACTTCACCAATTTCCTGCGAGTTTGATTCTGTCATCCCGGATAGGCCTTGTCAACGCACCCCCGCCGCGGCACAATTCCCCATATCACTTGTCCGGCAACACCCGCACTATCCTGTAGCTTCCGCCGTACTCGCAAAAGTCAAAGCTTCTCACTCCGTTGCGGGTACTGCCTACATACTTGTCTTGCCCTGGGAGAAACATCACGCCGACGATCGCTGTCTCGCCTACCTTGAGAAATCTGCTGTGCACCGCCGCCGCGGCCAGCAGAGAATCATCAGTGTATACGTCCGTTCCCCAAACCGAACCTCCCGCCGTGCCAGTGACTCGGAAGTAGAAGACTCCCTCGCCTCCGTTCCTGAACCAAGTCAACCCGCCCGGGTCAGGCAACACATAGATGCCCTTTGAAGTGTTGCGAGATACCCGGTAACTGCCAGAGTAGGACCCGTAAGACCAGGTGTTGATCCCGTTTGCGGAGCTTCCTTTGTAACTGCTCTGGCCGGGAAGGATGGCAACAGCTACCACTCCGCACTCCCCAGCACGGAGCGCGCCAACATGCACCGCGGCCGCAGCCAGGCTGGAGTCGCACGTGTACACTTCGTTGCCCCATACACGCCCGCTCGACGCTCCCTTGACGCAGAAGTTGAAAGTCTCTCCGGTTTTGTCACGGTAGAACCACAAGTTCTCTGGAGCGAATGGCACGGAGATGATCGTCTCTGGCTCGGCAACTCCAAGCTCACCCGCAATGAGTTGCCTGTTGCCTTTCAGACTGGCCAGCAACGACTGAAGTTCAGCGATGAATGTCGGGTGAGCCAATGCCTCCTGTATGGCCGTGGATATGGACGTTTCCAACTTCTGAATGATCTGATCAAGCTCCACAAGAGAATGCGGATCCCTTGACCCCTCAGCGCTGAGAACTGGTGAACCAAGAGTCAAACATGCTGCCAGAAGGAATGCTATCAATGCGGGGGCTCGAAAGCGCATCAGTCTCACTCCAATCATTGCCTTGTTGGCCGATTCACGTCTGAAATTCCACGTGAGTTGCGCAATTCCTTCGTTAGTGTCTCGGGTAGTGGTGTAAATCCAGCGGGAGGATCCTGAGCGTATTGACAGGGACAGCCGCCATGTGGTTCTCTTCGGGTGTAGTGCAAATGCAATCCGAGGGGGCAACCAAGATGGCAGCTGCCAAGAGAAATGTATCACTGCGTGGGCAACCTGGGTCTCAGGATACCCAAGCTCATGGAGGGAACATTCTTTCCAAGCTTCCTGGAGCCCCGGAGAATGACGGAGAAGGCTATCCTGTCAGTAGTCCAGGAGGCATTCTGGCATGAGTTTCTAAAAGGCCTGGCATCTCGCGGGCTTAGCGGAGCGAAGCTTGTGATAAGCGATGCCCACGAAGGACTGAAGAAAGCGATACAGAAGGCTTTCCTAGGGGCATCGTGGCAAAGGTGCACGGTGCATTTCATGCGCAACGCGCTTGCCCATGTGCCCCGGGCCGCGCAGCAAATGGTTGCATCCTACATCCGGACGATATTCGCTCAACAAACCCTCTTGAGAGGCTGAACAAGGAGATCAAGCGCCGCGCGGCCGTAGTAGGCATTTTCCCTAACGCCGATTCAGCGCTCAGGCTTCTTGGATCGGTGATGATAGAGCAGAACGATGAGTGGATCGTACTGCGCAGGTATTTCAGCCAGGAGTCCATAACCGGCCGGAGGAGACTAGCGAGGATCGACTCCGAGGAGAATCGCAGAAGCGATTTACACCACTTGACAAGACGTGACCAGAGCAGTAATAGGAAGCCAAGTAACGATTCGTTTATTGTTAAACTGCCGGGGGATAGAGTACATGTCCTGTATCCATGATTTCCCTCAGAAATCCACTCTTGTCCTGTCCGTACTCAATCAGCACTGGCTCAATGCGAAAGTCAATCGAGCGCCTAAGCTTGTACAACTTGGCCTGTTCATCCAAGTAATCGCCTTCCAGCTTGTCAACAATAACAGCTATATCAATATCCGAATCTGGCGTTGCTGTCCCCTTGGCATAAGATCCATACAGGACGATATGTCTAGCTGATATATGTTGACTGACTAACTCAGAGTATCGTTTGGCTAAGCTTATAGCTGACTCTTTATCCATTCTGACAGCTCCTTTGTCTTGATGATCAAGAGCTCGCATTTCTCTACAGTCAAGGACTTTAGTATCATGTCCTTCTCCTTGGGATATCGGGCTTCGACACTTAGAGGTTCTAGGATGTCCAGAAAATCCCTCTGGCTTTCACTCAGCTCTTCATAGACACTTAAGAGGTTAGCTAGTCGAACAGGTTGTGGGTATAAGGCGGTGTATCGTTGATCGTACGCACATAGTATGCTTTGAGGAGCTTCTCTATCGTTTGATGGCACATGAATCCTACATATAGATACCTTTCAGTCACGAGCATTGCTTTTGCAGTTTCCAAATCATAGTCAGCGATGTCAACCCAGTAAGACACGGCTGCATCTAAATAGCTCATTTGGAAACACCTCTATGATAGCGCCACTCTACTTGTACATTGTAATTCACCAAGGACGCTCAGAAACCTACTTCCCCAGAGTCGCGTCAGAGTTGCCCTGCTGAAAAGCGCCTTTGCCCATCCTCAGTTCTCAGGCCTGTCTGCATCCTTGATCATTCTGCCATTGGCGCCTCACTTGCGCGACCCCATTCTAGCCTATTCTGCTGCATTTCGCAGACCGCTACTCCCACTAGATGAGGTCAGTGGATTGCCGGCATATCGGGCGGGAAGGCCCGAGTTTGAGGGATGAAAGAAACATCGACGCAATTGTGCAGAATCCAGATGCCCAAGAGGTTCGGCGTGTCAAGTCATCAAACAAAGAAGTCCTCGATTTCGGCTGCGTAGCTTACGAGGCCCGCACCTTCATAGACTACGCTAGACGGCAGCACTACTTCGCACCCAATTCATATGTTCCGAAAAGGGAAAGGCCCAAATGCTTGCGATCTTGGCGGCAAGCGGAATGCGGAACTTCTGACAGAAAAGTGTGACCAACTTGAAACCTAGTTCCACGACTTCGATTTCGGTGACCCGGCCGGATCTTCCGACTACCTTCTTGATCCGGGTCTTGGCTCCGCAGGCGTCAAAGTCTTTGAAGTCGTCAGTGACGACCAAGTCCGTGGAGTCGATAATGACGGCAAGCTCCCTGTCGAGCAGGGCTTTCTTAGCCATCAGAGATATCAAGCGATTCAGGAGCGCCTCGCTTTCTTCTAGAGTAAACCTCTTGAGCACGTTGGCGACGGTCTGAGGAGAGAATGGCCTTGGCGGTTTCTTCCCGGGAGCCCGGCTATGCCGGCCTCTCTTGCACAGCCCTTCAGTAAGGATGAGGCCGTTGAAGCCGATTATCTCCATGAGGGCGGTATTGGCGAAAAGCAGTCCCGGAAGGGCGTTCATGGACGGCACACCCAAGAGGATCTTGGCTATATACGTCAGAAGGAAATAGGCCAGAGGCAGCATCATCCGCTGGTAACCGAGGATGTTAAACGACTGAAGAGCATCAATGAACCCGATATCCTTCATGAAGACGAAAACAGAATCAAGCGCGCCTGCAGAGGTCAGGGGATTGCATCCACCTTTTTACGCTTGAACAAAGCCTGCGCGACGCGGCGATCGTCTCTGCGGGCCATTTGGAGGCGTATTGAGCGTGCACAAGCATGGCGTTCACTCAAGGCTGCGCAACCTCCGATGGAATGATGGTCCGGGAGCGTATTCCACAGGGAGGGGTTCAGTACCTCTGGGATGCATTTACAAGTCATGGTGTATTGATATCTAGCGGCTGGCCATAGGGCATGAGCTCATCGGTCAAGACTCGCTGGAAGAGAACTGGGACACTATATCGTAACGTCAGGGTGCATCTCATACATGGTTGACAACGGGGAGGAAAGTCTAATATCTTAGAATACAGTGAATAATGGCATCAAGTCGAGACTAATGTGACGGCGTACTGAGATGGATGCTTCTCATGTTTAGGGATTGCCTAAAGCTTCTTTCGACTGGGGGACCATCATGCTCTTGTCATACACTTATAATGTCTCGTGGCAGGTTATCCTTGATACCGTTTATATCATTGACGAGCGCGACGCATCGGCTTATGCACTTGAGCATGTCGGTGCGAGGTGTGTTGTAGGCGTACACGAAGAGCTTGCATATCCTCTGGGGTAGTTCTTTGTCAGCCGAATACGCACTGTCTCGGGCGCAGTAGTCTTTGAGCCATGCCCAGACGTTCTCCTGCGGGTTCAGCTCTGGAGAATATGGAGGCAGGAACATGAAATGAAGCCTGCCCTGGTATTTGCTCTCGTACTCAGGCGCTATGGATCTGTGGGGCCGGTAGGTGTCCAGAATCACCTAAACTCCCTTATCGCGGTTTATGCGCATCAACTTGTCGACAAACCGGCCTACATGCTGCGACTTCATGCCTTCCCGCAGCGCGGCAGCCCCTTTTTGAAGGACTCCTGGGCCTCCTTGTTCGCCCTTGTGGGACGCTTGGCGCTCCTCTTGTGGGAATGGCCGAGCTTGTGCAGTACCTGCCGGATCCACTCGTATGAGTGCTTCTTCCCGTGGGCATCAAAGACGTACCTTTGAAGAACCCGGGTATCCCAACGGTTCTTACTGTATCCATGATCCCTGGGGCTACGGTTCCTGACCGCGTCGTCTATGTAGGGAACTGTTCACTGCCGGGTTGCTTGCCTATAGTACTCAGTGAACATGGCAGAGAGTCTTGGATGGTATGACATGATTGATTTTGGGAATGTAGAATTCATTAAAATCGCTTTTTTGACCGAAGGCGTGAGTTTTTTGCGTTTGATTGCGGCTTTAATGCCTTCGTTACAGACTCTGGCCGTCGCCGGATTGCTCGATGCTTTGCCGGGCGCCCTATCGAACGGGCGTATCATGGATGTCTCGCCGCCGCTTCTTGCTCTTCTTGCTGTTATGTTAGGCTCTTATCTTATTCAGGCGCTAAACCGCTTCCTAATGCTGGAATTGAGCATGCGCCTGGAAGACCGCCTGAAGCCGGAGTTTGTCGCGAGAATTAATCGTTTGACTTATGAGTATATCGAAAACGATGAGACCTACGATTTGTTGGAACGGGTAGGCGCAGATCTTCCGGGAACCGTGGAGGGCGGGTTTGTGAATCTCTTGGATCTGGCTGAAATAAGCCTACGCGTTCTGGGTCCTATTGTGATCATTGGCCGGTCTTCTGTGCCGGCTGCAGGCACCTGCCTGCTCCTTATTATCCCAATTGCGGCCTTTGCTCAGAAAAGCGGTAAGGAAGCTTATAAGGCTAGTGCCCAAATCGCACCTCACGCTAGAAAAGCTAAATACCTAAACTCCCTTATATCATCAAGAGAAGCTGCTTCTGAGCGCAAGCTGTTTGGATTTGGCGCAAAAATCAATGAGTACTGGAACCATGAGATTCATCAGAAGATAACTTTGGACTATAGTGCAGATAAGAGGATTTTCATCAGGGCCAAGAGCATTAGTGTCTTGTTCACATTGCTTTTGTTTGTCATCGCCTTGATACTTATCTTGATTGTCAGACAGAATCTAATGACAGCAGGCGCCTACATTAGTCTGATTATTACGTTTTCACATTTGATTCATACCTTGTCGTGGCAGTTTTCGGACTTGCTAAAGGAGTATGTACAAAAGCGTTTGTATCTGGAAGATCTGAGCCGTTTCGAACAGCTCGCAGAGGAACCGGGAAATGACAGTGCCCCGGACAGACGCATTCTTAGCATGCTTCTTGAGAGTCTGGTTTTCGAGCATGTAAGCTTCACGTATCCCCAATCCGACAGAGAAGTCCTGCATGACTTCTGTCTCACCATTTATCCAAGGAAGCAGTATGCCTTCGTTGGCCAAAATGGTTGCGGAAAATCGACGGTCGTCAAGCTCCTCACCGGGCTCTATAAAAGCTATAGCGGTCGAATTCTATTGAACGGCCGGGATATCAAATCGTTCAGCGCCGCCGAAATAAAGGCCTATTTTGCTGTTGTCTATCAGGACTACGCCAAGTATCAGCTGTTGGTAAGAGAAGAGCTGCAATTGGGCAACCCGGATCTTACCGATCCGGAAATCGTAGCTTTACTTGAACAGACTGGTCTGGAGCGCAAAGTGGAGTCGTTTCCCCGGGGTGTTGAGACCCCTTTGGGCAAGCTCGAACCTGGCAGTGTGGATCTGTCTGAAGGACAGTGGCAGCGGTTGGCTCTAGCCAGAAGCTTTGGAAGAGAGGCCAAACTTCTGGTGCTAGACGAACCTGCAGCAGCCCTTGATGCTCTGGCTGAAAGCCGGATCTATCATATTATTCGTAATATCGGTATCAGACGATATACGAGCACCTTGTATGTTACCCATCGTTTGGCTGCAGCCAGATCGGCCGATGAGATTATTGTGATGAATGACGGCCGGATCATTGAGCAGGGCACGCATGCCGCCCTGCTCGCCATGAACTCCTATTATGCTGAAATGTTCAACACACAGCGGAAGTGGTACCTGAAAAAAAAGGTGGCGGAAGCATGAGTCTCTCAAGAACAGAGGGTTTTCTGCAGCTTGTTCATAAAGCACTGCCATTGGTTTTTCAGGTATCGCCTTGCCTCTTTATCTGCGAATATGCAGTTACTTTGCTGGATGCTCTGTTGCTCGTCTTGACAACTATCACTCTTCAGAATTTCTTTGAACACGTAACCGGGTTGGCGGCCGGCTTGATTTCGTTTAACTCTACGTTAATATCGCTAGTTCTGTTTGCTTTGCTGAAAGTTTTGGATGAGGTGATCGATGGAGTTGCTAATTTTATCGGTGAGTATTACTCCGGCAGAAGCAACCAGACAATGATGAACGAACTGAATCGGAAGGCAGACAGATTGGACGCATTAAAATTCGAGGATCCTCAGATTCTGAACCAAATAAACCAGGCTTATCGCGGAGCTTATGATGTACGAAATCTCGTCCATGTTCTGATGGACATTGTTTGCCTATATATTCCCTATTTCATATTCATGGGACTCTTCCTACGCCGTACTGAGCCTGTACTTCCCTGGATACTGCTGCTGGTTTTTATTCCGGTGCTTGCCTCCCATTTTTTGCGTTCCAACTATTATACAAGGCTCGATGATCGCACTGTCATGCTGCGCCGCAAGGAAGAACATTATAAAGAATGTCTGACGGCCAGACTATTCTTCAAGGAAACCAGAGCACTGGGTGCCGGCGCTTTTTTTCTGTCCCGGTACATCCAAGCTTTCAAGAGAGCTCAAAAGCTGCTTTACCAGACTGAGCTCAAAAGTCAGGGCGTCGGAATTGCTGCGAACGCGCTTTCCCTGGCAGGATATACGGCTATTCTGGGGATCCTTGTTTCGCTCTTGATACATGGGAGGATTGCCATTAGTTCCTTCTCGGCCATCTTGGCGGCGACGCTTGAGATGTTTGCCATGATGACGGAAGTTCTGGACAACAGGCTCGGCGAACTATCTGCCGGTTTGGGGCAGATTCGCAAGTACTTCACGTTTCTCGACCTGCCGGAGCAGGAGTATGGGTCGGCGCACATCGATGATCAGAAAGATATTGTGCTCGAAAAAGTCAGTTTCACTTACCCCGGCACCGCAGGGCCGGCACTTACCGACATTTCTCTTCATGTAGCCGCCGGAGAAACACTTGCCATTGTCGGCGAAAACGGTTCGGGAAAGACGACACTGGCCAAACTGATCTTGGGCTTGTACCGACCTGACGGAGGCCGGATTCTGATGGGCGATGTTCCCTTAGGCGAGTTGGCCCCAGGCAATGCTTACAGGAACGCATCCTGTGTGTTTCAAGATTTCCAGCGCTACCAGTTGTCGCTGAGGGACAATGTTGCCATCAGCGACTTCGCCAAGCTGAGCATCTCAGATGATACCAGAGTTCAGGATGCCCTTACAGCGGCCGGGTTTCGTGCCAACGCCCAACAGATGGCGCAAGGACTGGACACGCTCATCAGCAAGGAGTTTGGAGGAACCGACCTGTCGCGTGGGGAATGGCAGCGCTTGTCCATTGCCCGGGCCTACTATCGGTCTCACCGGCTCATTGTGTTGGATGAACCGACGGCCGCCATCGATCCCTTTGAGGAAGATCGCATTTATCGCGATTTCATGAAACTGAAGAAGAATCACACTGCTATTATTATCACGCATCGTCTTGGTGCAGTACGCTTAGCCGATCGCGTTTTGGTGCTCAAGGAAGGCCGAATGGCAGGTATCGGAACTCACGAGCGACTTCTGGACGAGTCGCAGTACTACCGCAGACTCTGGGCGGCCCAAAGCAGGTACCTGCAATGAAAAATGGGCAGACATTTTCGAAGATGTCTATGAAGCCAGGGACCAATTGCCACGATCTTATGCATTGCTACCCAAGTTTGACATCCGAGAGGAAGCAAATACGGCCTGAATGAGTCGGATAAGGTCTGGAACGGGCGAGTGATCGAGCAACTGGTAAGTCAACTCACCGACAATCTGACGAAACTGGTGTGCGTGGCCGATCCGGCTAGCGAGCAAATAAGCCTTTAGTTGGTCATTCCCCAAATGCCTGCTTGCCATATGCTACATGCGGAACGTGAGCATGGGACAAGACTTCATATGAATACGCAGTCACACCTTCACCGAAGTGTTTGGCATGGAGAGCCTAGCAGAGAGAGTCAAGAGAAGGTTCGGCGACATGGAGGTCATTAGGTTGCCGGAAGATCATCTTGAGGCCCGATGAGAAAGATCCTCTGCGCCTGCTGTATCCAGCTCTGCCGTCTCCAGCATCTGGTCGTACGTTTCTATGCTCATGATTACCGGGTCGCCGCGGCCATTCTCGGAGATGGAAACCGTCCCGGCGAGCATCGAGAACATGAAGCTGCGAAGCACTGCGGAGATCTGATATACTGACGATGCGCCACGATGATGGCGTAGCAAGCGCGAACGGAGGTGCGCTTCAGATGGGCACAGACACAGACGCTATCGGGCGACCGTATGTCGCCGCGTCTCGCCTCCGGACTATCCTTGGCGAAACCGAAGCCACGTTGCGGGGTATCTACGGCGACCGTTTCCTTGGTCTTGTGCTCTTCGGTTCCCATGCCCGAGGCACGGCGGCGTCAGGTTCCGACATCGATTTGGTGCTTCTGCTTGGGGACTGTGAAGGGGTGCGGGAGAGACGACACTATTCTGCAGCTATCGCAGACTTGTCTCTCCGACACGACACAGTCATCTCCGTAGTTCCCATGGGAATCGATGAGTATCGCTCGGGCAAGACGCCGTTTCTGCTGAATGTCCGAAAGGAGGGCGTTAGTCTGTGACGACGCCTGACGTAGCAGATCTTGTTCTGAAGGCGGATCGCAGCCTGGCCGCGGCGGAGCACCTGTGTGCAAGTGGTTTCCCCGACTTCGCCGTTAGCAGGGCATATTACGCCATGTTCTACGCGGCGGAGGCACTTCTTCTTGACCAGGATCTCTCATTCCCCAAGCATTCCGCTGTGATCTCGGCCTTTGGGCAGCGTTTTGTTCGGTGTAGGGATCGCCTTGACTATTCCCGTCTTCTCAATCAGCTGTTTCTCAACCCCTTGGACTCGAGTGCCCGGATGTGGCGAGGGTCTACATCTTCGACTTTTCCGAGAAACATGGGTTTGAAGCGATGATGGGGAAAGTAGTCGATTGAGGCCAAGTACGTAGTCTCCGGGGACCATGGTTTTGGCAACGATCGCCTTCATTCTCTGGGCATCTGCCGCCATTTCGAATACATCGACAGAGTGCCTTACCCCTGCATTGTGGAGCTCTGCGCAGTAGACCGCGGCGTCCTCGATCAGGCTCCAGTAGCCTTTCCATGAGGGTCTCTTCTCTCATAACCTGCGGAAGCTCGCCTACGGCAAGGTTGTTCAGCTCAATCATACTGGCGCCTCCAAAGGGCAGAGCTCGCCGCCCCTCACCTGCAACTCGGACCATCCGACGAGTACCTTCTGCGGCGCCGGCTCCTCCCAGGCACTCACTGCCCAGGCTCTCTTGTGCGGTCTACTTGCGTGACTCCAATGGAGACATTCGGTTTTCGGCCTGTGTAGTCCTCCAGCGATACTGCGTCCGGCTCGCCTCTAGTCGGTTTGCGCACCCCGGCCCCTCCGCGGCGTGCAGCCCCAAGCAGGCAATCACGATTTTGCAGGAATCCTGCACTTGTCGGCTGCGCCCGCAGCGGCTCTAGACTGTGTTGAAGTCAGTCAGTATGCTCAACCAGATGCCTTCGCATAAGCTCCAGTGTGCGCTCCAGCGCACAGTCAGGGTGAACCCAGAAGTCGGGAAAGCAGCCCATCCCGCCGACA containing:
- a CDS encoding LCCL domain-containing protein, with amino-acid sequence MRFRAPALIAFLLAACLTLGSPVLSAEGSRDPHSLVELDQIIQKLETSISTAIQEALAHPTFIAELQSLLASLKGNRQLIAGELGVAEPETIISVPFAPENLWFYRDKTGETFNFCVKGASSGRVWGNEVYTCDSSLAAAAVHVGALRAGECGVVAVAILPGQSSYKGSSANGINTWSYGSYSGSYRVSRNTSKGIYVLPDPGGLTWFRNGGEGVFYFRVTGTAGGSVWGTDVYTDDSLLAAAAVHSRFLKVGETAIVGVMFLPGQDKYVGSTRNGVRSFDFCEYGGSYRIVRVLPDK
- a CDS encoding nucleotidyltransferase domain-containing protein, producing MDKESAISLAKRYSELVSQHISARHIVLYGSYAKGTATPDSDIDIAVIVDKLEGDYLDEQAKLYKLRRSIDFRIEPVLIEYGQDKSGFLREIMDTGHVLYPPAV
- a CDS encoding HEPN domain-containing protein, with protein sequence MPSNDREAPQSILCAYDQRYTALYPQPVRLANLLSVYEELSESQRDFLDILEPLSVEARYPKEKDMILKSLTVEKCELLIIKTKELSEWIKSQL
- a CDS encoding HEPN domain-containing protein; amino-acid sequence: MSYLDAAVSYWVDIADYDLETAKAMLVTERYLYVGFMCHQTIEKLLKAYYVRTINDTPPYTHNLFD
- a CDS encoding transposase, translated to MILDTYRPHRSIAPEYESKYQGRLHFMFLPPYSPELNPQENVWAWLKDYCARDSAYSADKELPQRICKLFVYAYNTPRTDMLKCISRCVALVNDINGIKDNLPRDIISV
- a CDS encoding ABC transporter ATP-binding protein — its product is MIDFGNVEFIKIAFLTEGVSFLRLIAALMPSLQTLAVAGLLDALPGALSNGRIMDVSPPLLALLAVMLGSYLIQALNRFLMLELSMRLEDRLKPEFVARINRLTYEYIENDETYDLLERVGADLPGTVEGGFVNLLDLAEISLRVLGPIVIIGRSSVPAAGTCLLLIIPIAAFAQKSGKEAYKASAQIAPHARKAKYLNSLISSREAASERKLFGFGAKINEYWNHEIHQKITLDYSADKRIFIRAKSISVLFTLLLFVIALILILIVRQNLMTAGAYISLIITFSHLIHTLSWQFSDLLKEYVQKRLYLEDLSRFEQLAEEPGNDSAPDRRILSMLLESLVFEHVSFTYPQSDREVLHDFCLTIYPRKQYAFVGQNGCGKSTVVKLLTGLYKSYSGRILLNGRDIKSFSAAEIKAYFAVVYQDYAKYQLLVREELQLGNPDLTDPEIVALLEQTGLERKVESFPRGVETPLGKLEPGSVDLSEGQWQRLALARSFGREAKLLVLDEPAAALDALAESRIYHIIRNIGIRRYTSTLYVTHRLAAARSADEIIVMNDGRIIEQGTHAALLAMNSYYAEMFNTQRKWYLKKKVAEA
- a CDS encoding ABC transporter ATP-binding protein, whose amino-acid sequence is MSLSRTEGFLQLVHKALPLVFQVSPCLFICEYAVTLLDALLLVLTTITLQNFFEHVTGLAAGLISFNSTLISLVLFALLKVLDEVIDGVANFIGEYYSGRSNQTMMNELNRKADRLDALKFEDPQILNQINQAYRGAYDVRNLVHVLMDIVCLYIPYFIFMGLFLRRTEPVLPWILLLVFIPVLASHFLRSNYYTRLDDRTVMLRRKEEHYKECLTARLFFKETRALGAGAFFLSRYIQAFKRAQKLLYQTELKSQGVGIAANALSLAGYTAILGILVSLLIHGRIAISSFSAILAATLEMFAMMTEVLDNRLGELSAGLGQIRKYFTFLDLPEQEYGSAHIDDQKDIVLEKVSFTYPGTAGPALTDISLHVAAGETLAIVGENGSGKTTLAKLILGLYRPDGGRILMGDVPLGELAPGNAYRNASCVFQDFQRYQLSLRDNVAISDFAKLSISDDTRVQDALTAAGFRANAQQMAQGLDTLISKEFGGTDLSRGEWQRLSIARAYYRSHRLIVLDEPTAAIDPFEEDRIYRDFMKLKKNHTAIIITHRLGAVRLADRVLVLKEGRMAGIGTHERLLDESQYYRRLWAAQSRYLQ
- a CDS encoding nucleotidyltransferase domain-containing protein, translating into MGTDTDAIGRPYVAASRLRTILGETEATLRGIYGDRFLGLVLFGSHARGTAASGSDIDLVLLLGDCEGVRERRHYSAAIADLSLRHDTVISVVPMGIDEYRSGKTPFLLNVRKEGVSL
- a CDS encoding HEPN domain-containing protein, with the protein product MTTPDVADLVLKADRSLAAAEHLCASGFPDFAVSRAYYAMFYAAEALLLDQDLSFPKHSAVISAFGQRFVRCRDRLDYSRLLNQLFLNPLDSSARMWRGSTSSTFPRNMGLKR